In a single window of the Elaeis guineensis isolate ETL-2024a chromosome 6, EG11, whole genome shotgun sequence genome:
- the LOC140858825 gene encoding probable L-ascorbate peroxidase 3, peroxisomal has product MNKEHQKISGTVRNFLISYMFLLYFNKEGLQYCYNANYHTLNQYYTQPTALTRTAVYEIVHLYSFDNLMSNMSFFFFFLSFNRWHDAGTYDKKTKTGGPNGSIRIEEEYSHGSNAGLKIAVDLLEPVKAKHPKITYADLYQLAGVVAVEVRGGPTIDFVPERKFMTTYMGQCNVGVSHLREVFYWMTLLDKDIIALSGGHTLIKY; this is encoded by the exons ATGAACAAGGAACATCAGAAGATTAGTGGAACAGTTAGAAACTTTTTAATAAGTTATATGTTCCTCTTATACTTCAATAAAGAAGGATTGCAGTATTGTTACAATGCCAACTACCATACTCTTAATCAATACTACACTCAACCAACAGCTCTAACGAGGACGGCGGTTTACGAAATTGTGCACCTATACTCTTTTGATAATCTAATGTCTAACAtgagtttcttcttctttttcctttcctttaATAGATGGCATGATGCTGGCACCTATGATAAAAAGACAAAAACAGGTGGTCCAAATGGTTCAATTAGGATAGAGGAAGAGTATAGCCATGGTTCAAATGCTGGTTTGAAAATAGCTGTAGACCTTTTGG AGCCGGTGAAAGCAAAGCATCCAAAGATTACATATGCAGACCTTTACCAG CTTGCTGGAGTTGTTGCTGTTGAAGTGAGGGGTGGTCCGACCATTGACTTTGTCCCTGAAAGAAAG TTTATGACAACTTATATGGGTCAATGTAATGTAGGGGTATCTCATTTGAGGGAAGTGTTTTATTGGATGACTCTGTTAGACAAAGATATTATAGCACTATCTGGTGGCCATACTCTGATAAAATATTAA
- the LOC105046775 gene encoding tubulin beta-3 chain-like has product MENMREILHIQGEQCGNQIKAKFWEVIYYEHGIDQTEKARDHGFTEIRALQPGIHPDNFVFGQSEVRNNKTKRHDIEGAELIDTVLDVIRKKAENYDCLQGFFLPDGWISSSALLIFFSLK; this is encoded by the exons ATGGAAAATATGAGGGAGATCCTCCACATCCAGGGCGAGCAATGTGGGAACCAGATCAAAGCCAAGTTCTGGGAGGTGATCTACTACGAGCATGGGATTGACCAGACCGAGAA AGCTAGGGACCATGGATTCACTGAGATCCGAGCCCTTCAGCCAGGCATCCACCCGGACAACTTCGTGTTCGGCCAGTCCGAGGTCAGAAACAACAAGACCAAGAGGCACGACATCGAGGGTGCTGAGCTCATCGACACCGTTCTTGATGTCATTAGGAAGAAGGCCGAGAACTACGACTGCTTGCAAG GTTTTTTTTTGCCTGATGGTTGGATAAGCAGTTCTGCTCTGTTGATTTTCTTTTCCCTAAAATGA